One genomic segment of Drosophila melanogaster chromosome 3R includes these proteins:
- the D1 gene encoding D1 chromosomal protein, isoform A, whose translation MEEVAVKKRGRPSKASVGGKSSTAAVAAISPGIKKRGRPAKNKGSSGGGGQRGRPPKASKIQNDEDPEDEGEEDGDGDGSGAELANNSSPSPTKGRGRPKSSGGAGSGSGDSVKTPGSAKKRKAGRPKKHQPSDSENEDDQDEDDDGNSSIEERRPVGRPSAGSVNLNISRTGRGLGRPKKRAVESNGDGEPQVPKKRGRPPQNKSGSGGSTGYVPTGRPRGRPKANAAPVEKHEDNDDDQDDENSGEEEHSSPEKTVVAPKKRGRPSLAAGKVSKEETTKPRSRPAKNIDDDADDADSADQGQHNSKKESNDEDRAVDGTPTKGDGLKWNSDGENDANDGYVSDNYNDSESVAA comes from the exons ATGGAGGAAGTTGCGGTAAAGAAGCGCGGCCGACCGTCAAAGGCATCCGTCGGTGGTAAATCTTCAACAGCGGCGGTTGCAGCAATCTCGCCAGGCATCAAAAAGCGCGGTCGTCCCGCCAAGAACAAGGGCTCCAGTGGCGGTGGTGGACAGCGGGGTCGCCCACCGAAGGCGTCAAAAATCCAAAATGACGAAGATCCCGAAGACGAGGGGGAGGAGGacggcgatggcgatggctcCGGCGCTGAGCTTGCAAACAACTCATCACCCTCGCCGACGAAGGGCAGGGGACGACCCAAGAGCAGTGGTGGCGCCGGATCAGGATCCGGGGATTCGGTGAAGACGCCCGGTTCCGCCAAGAAGCGCAAGGCCGGCAGGCCCAAGAAGCACCAGCCCAGCGATAGCGAGAATGAAG ACGATCAGGATGAGGACGACgacggcaacagcagcatcgaAGAACGTCGCCCAGTGGGCCGACCGTCGGCTGGATCCGTCAACCTGAACATATCGCGCACGGGACGCGGCCTGGGAAGACCCAAGAAGCGGGCTGTCGAGTCCAATGGCGATGGGGAGCCACAAGTGCCCAAGAAACGCGGTCGTCCACCACAGAACAAGTCGGGTAGCGGTGGCAGTACTGGCTACGTACCCACCGGTCGTCCGCGCGGTCGTCCAAAGGCCAATGCTGCACCCGTCGAGAAGCACGAGGACAATGACGACGATCAGGACGATGAGAACTCCGGGGAGGAGGAACACAGCTCGCCTGAGAAGACGGTAGTGGCGCCGAAGAAACGTGGACGTCCCTCTCTTGCCGCTGGCAAGGTGTCCAAAGAGGAAACAACAAAGCCCCGTAGTCGCCCAGCGAAAAATATTGATGACGATGCAGATGATGCTGATTCCGCCGATCAGGGCCAACACAACTCCAAGAAGGAGTCGAACGACGAGGACCGTGCCGTGGATGGGACACCAACCAAAGGAGATGGCCTCAAATGGAACTCCGATGGCGAAAATGATGCCAACGACGGTTATGTTTCGGATAACTACAACGATTCCGAATCGGTAGCTGCCTAA
- the Vps15 gene encoding vacuolar protein sorting 15, isoform A, translating into MGNQLVGIAPSQIYAVEHYFSGQFGSEIAFSSNMGSTRFFKVAKAKTDEGQIVVKVFVKHDPTLPLEDHKERLEGIKKTLSLANAVNCLPFQRVELIDKAAYIMREYVKHSLYDRVSTRPFLTVLEKKWITFQILCALNQCHKQKICHGDIKLENILITSWNWILLSDFASFKPTYLPEDNPADYTYFFDTSRRRTCYIAPERFVKTLASDDDGGNGNMSVIHTDSIIRLAPSYAGNTLLPAMDIFSAGCALLELWTEGTAPFELSQLLAYRRGERDLVEKHLAGIENERLRNLLASMIDIHSMNRKSAEDYLDQERGQLFPEYFYSFLQSYLQMFSSTPIMSPDDKIQCLHKDIGHCIKVLTQAQDLTPEEEEKEEKKDPTLCARLPPEHDGLILIITVVTSCIRGLKQSNTKIAALELLQKLSKYTTSETILDRILPYILHLAQKSPAKVQVQAIETLTACLGMVKDIPRSDANVFPEYILPSITDLASETSAVIVRVAFARNIAALAKSAVYFLEETQRNAPNDMPTPRYEAELNALHDIVRQAVLSLLTDSQPVVKQTLMESGICDLCAFFGKEKANDVILSHIMTFLNDEDKNLRGAFYDNIAGVAGYVGWQASDILVPLLQQGFTDREEFVIAKAIRAVTILIELGHIKKPAVTEIVQETACYLCHPNLWVRHEICGMIATTARNLSAIDVQCKIMPAIGAFLKAPLIQVEKPHILLDCVHPPVPRQIFDSVLRFQDIHHFIRALEARSRVRSQTRQGALPQYEEMGQTLRNLFRRLSSEGLTDLIEMQLLAMNPFLISMKHKALQDLDDTASGNGRIVVSRKQVACHEYPLADKASKMPLDNRSSEGPTLASPASDAAITPLGAGGLAGSPASGAVVLGVPTATVSAATSLGEYTMPERNCWLERSSECRKDLESLTAKIKSRYNVLAISQRCSYDKLVTPYPPGWRMTGTLVAHLHEHSESVIKLASLRPHGSLFASGSIDGTVRLWDCSKLNGNQGVNKSRQVYSANTPIYALAACDSGQSLAVGGKDGSMLMMRIDRNSAKMTLQQALNQNDHKDGPVVDMHAYDQATQSVIVYATLYGGIVAWDTRMQHSAWRLQNELRHGVITTICADPTGSWLATGTSGGKHICWDLRFRLPIAEIKHPADSWIRKVACHPTEPSYLISASQSNNEVSVWNIETGQRQTVLWASPVAALSSASPSDPATTCGILSGVVDGSPFILTGSSDQRIRYWDITNPKNSSLKVPAANDNLADVAFNYGARLIDGSQVIEEQIISMASTGDSQQLRSSTEENPRSGPDMPTASHHDAITDLLMCKDKGQIYIASASRNGVIKLWK; encoded by the exons ATGGGCAATCAACTGGTGGGCATTGCCCCTTCGCAAATTTATGCGGTGGAACACTATTTTTCCGGCCAGTTTGGATCCGAGATCGCCTTCAGTTCCAA TATGGGCAGCACGAGATTCTTCAAGGTGGCCAAGGCTAAAACGGATGAGGGGCAAATAGTGGTCAAGGTGTTTGTGAAGCACGATCCCACTTTGCCACTGGAGGATCACAAGGAGCGATTGGAGGGCATCAAGAAGACACTCTCGCTGGCCAATGCCGTCAATTGTTTACCCTTTCAGCGGGTCGAG CTTATCGACAAGGCAGCCTACATAATGCGGGAGTATGTGAAGCACAGTCTCTATGATCGCGTATCCACACGACCATTTCTCACCGTATTGGAGAAAAAGTGGATAACGTTCCAAATTTTGTGTGCCCTGAATCAGTGCCACAAACAGAAGATCTGCCACGGGGACATCAAGCTGGAGAACATCTTGATTACGTCTTGGAACTGGATTCTGCTCTCCGACTTTGCCTCCTTTAAGCCCACATATTTGCCGGAGGACAATCCGGCGGATTATACGTACTTCTTCGATACGAGTAGAAGGCGAACCTGCTATATTGCACCCGAACGATTCGTTAAAACACTGGCCtccgatgatgatggtggcAATGGTAATATGTCGGTCATACACACCGATTCCATAATTCGACTTGCTCCTAGCTATGCGGGTAACACTTTGTTGCCAGCCATGGACATCTTTTCGGCAGGCTGTGCCTTGCTGGAACTCTGGACAGAGGGAACTGCGCCCTTTGAACTCTCCCAGCTGCTGGCTTACAGGCGTGGCGAGCGAGATCTGGTGGAGAAACATCTGGCGGGCATCGAAAACGAAAGGTTGCGCAATCTGCTGGCCTCTATGATTGACATACACTCGATGAACCGAAAGAGCGCCGAGGATTACTTGGACCAGGAGCGCGGTCAGTTGTTTCCCGAATACTTCTACTCCTTCCTGCAGTCGTACTTGCAAATGTTCAGCTCAACACCGATCATGTCGCCGGATGACAAGATTCAGTGTCTGCATAAGGACATTGGGCACTGTATTAAAGTGCTGACACAGGCCCAGGATTTAACACCGGAAGAGGAGGAAAAGGAAGAAAAGAAGGATCCCACGTTGTGTGCCCGACTGCCACCGGAGCATGATGGTCTCATTTTGATCATCACGGTAGTCACATCCTGCATACGAGGACTGAAGCAGTCGAATACCAAAATTGCAGCCTTGGAACTTCTGCAAAAGCTGTCGAAGTACACAACATCCGAGACCATCCTGGATCGCATTTTGCCCTACATT CTCCATTTGGCCCAGAAATCGCCAGCCAAGGTGCAGGTTCAGGCCATCGAAACTCTGACCGCCTGTTTGGGCATGGTAAAGGACATTCCACGCAGCGATGCCAACGTGTTTCCCGAGTACATTCTGCCCTCCATCACCGATTTGGCCAGCGAGACGAGTGCAGTTATTGTTCGCGTGGCCTTTGCCCGGAATATAGCTGCACTGGCCAAGAGCGCTGTCTACTTTTTGGAGGAAACGCAACGAAATGCTCCTAACGATATGCCCACTCCACGTTACGAGGCAGAACTGAACGCCCTCCATGACATAGTTAGACAGGCAGTACTCAGTCTGTTAACGGATTCCCAACCGGTGGTCAAGCAAACACTGATGGAGTCGGGCATCTGCGATCTCTGTGCCTTCTTTGGCAAGGAAAAAGCGAACGATGTGATACTCTCGCACATCATGACGTTCCTTAATGATGAGGACAAGAACTTGAGAGGAGCATTCTATGACAACATCGCCGGAGTGGCTGGCTATGTGGGCTGGCAGGCGTCGGACATTCTCGTGCCACTTCTGCAGCAAGGTTTCACGGATCGCGAGGAGTTCGTCATTGCAAAAGCCATTCGTGCTGTGACCATTCTTATCGAACTGGGTCACATTAAGAAGCCAGCCGTTACGGAAATTGTCCAAGAGACAGCCTGTTATCTGTGCCATCCAAATCTTTGGGTTCGTCACGAAATCTGCGGCATGATTGCCACCACGGCGCGTAATCTCAGCGCCATCGATGTGCAGTGCAAGATTATGCCGGCGATTGGGGCATTTCTCAAGGCCCCGCTCATCCAGGTGGAGAAACCGCACATCCTGTTGGACTGTGTGCATCCGCCTGTGCCGCGGCAGATCTTCGACAGCGTTCTGCGCTTCCAAGACATTCATCATTTTATCAGAGCACTGGAGGCACGATCACGTGTTCGTAGTCAGACGAGGCAGGGAGCTCTGCCGCAGTACGAGGAGATGGGACAGACCTTGCGTAAT CTCTTTAGACGCTTAAGCTCTGAGGGATTAACGGATCTAATTGAGATGCAGCTACTGGCCATGAACCCGTTCCTTATCTCCATGAAGCACAAGGCCCTGCAGGATCTGGACGACACCGCCTCGGGGAATGGACGCATCGTGGTCAGTCGCAAGCAAGTCGCTTGTCATGAATATCCGCTGGCGGACAAAGCTAGCAAAATGCCCCTCGATAACC GCTCCAGCGAGGGTCCAACTCTAGCTTCGCCCGCCTCGGATGCAGCAATCACACCGCTGGGAGCTGGCGGACTGGCCGGAAGTCCGGCTTCTGGAGCCGTAGTCCTTGGAGTGCCAACTGCCACAGTGAGTGCGGCCACTTCGCTGGGTGAATACACAATGCCGGAACGAAACTGTTGGCTGGAACGCTCCTCCGAGTGCCGCAAGGATCTCGAATCGCTGACGGCCAAGATTAAGAGTCGCTACAATGTGTTGGCCATCTCGCAGCGTTGCAGCTACGACAAGCTGGTGACACCCTATCCGCCAGGCTGGCGGATGACTGGCACTTTGGTGGCTCACCTGCACGAGCATTCGGAATCCGTGATCAAGCTGGCTTCATTGCGGCCCCACGGATCACTCTTCGCCAGCGGCAGCATAGACGGCACAGTGCGATTGTGGGATTGCAGCAAACTGAATGGCAATCAGGGTGTAAACAAATCGAGGCAGGTTTATTCGGCCAATACACCCATCTATGCACTGGCGGCCTGTGATAGTGGACAATCGCTGGCGGTGGGCGGCAAGGATGGCAGCATGCTGATGATGCGAATCGATCGGAATTCCGCCAAAATGACGCTTCAACAGGCCCTAAATCAAAA TGATCATAAAGACGGTCCTGTTGTGGACATGCACGCCTACGATCAGGCCACGCAAAGTGTCATCGTGTACGCCACGCTATATGGCGGCATTGTGGCCTGGGACACGAGGATGCAGCACAGCGCCTGGAGGCTACAGAATGAACTCCGTCATGGGGTGATCACAACGATCTGTGCGGATCCAACGGGATCTTGGCTGGCCACCGGTACCAGCGGCGGTAAGCACATCTGCTGGGATCTACGCTTCCGTCTGCCCATTGCGGAAATCAAGCATCCGGCGGATTCGTGGATACGCAAGGTGGCCTGCCATCCCACAGAGCCTTCATACCTGATCTCAGCCTCGCAGTCAAACAATGAGGTATCCGTGTGGAATATAGAAACGGGACAGCGCCAGACGGTTTTGTGGGCAAGTCCGGTGGCGGCTTTATCGAGCGCTAGTCCCAGCGATCCGGCCACCACGTGCGGCATTCTCAGTGGCGTGGTCGATGGTTCACCCTTTATTCTCACCGGCAGTTCGGATCAGCGGATCCGGTACTGGGACATCACCAACCCAAAGAACTCATCGCTTAAAGTACCCGCTGCCAATGACAACCTGGCAGATGTGGCTTTCAACTATGG TGCCCGGTTAATCGATGGCAGCCAAGTGATCGAGGAGCAAATCATTTCCATGGCCAGCACGGGCGACTCGCAGCAGCTGCGATCGTCCACGGAGGAGAATCCCCGCTCGGGGCCGGATATGCCAACGGCCAGTCACCACGATGCCATCACGGATCTGCTGATGTGCAAGGACAAGGGCCAGATCTACATAGCATCTGCATCGCGAAACGGTGTCATCAAGCTGTGGAAGTGA
- the Vps15 gene encoding vacuolar protein sorting 15, isoform C: MGNQLVGIAPSQIYAVEHYFSGQFGSEIAFSSNMGSTRFFKVAKAKTDEGQIVVKVFVKHDPTLPLEDHKERLEGIKKTLSLANAVNCLPFQRVELIDKAAYIMREYVKHSLYDRVSTRPFLTVLEKKWITFQILCALNQCHKQKICHGDIKLENILITSWNWILLSDFASFKPTYLPEDNPADYTYFFDTSRRRTCYIAPERFVKTLASDDDGGNGNMSVIHTDSIIRLAPSYAGNTLLPAMDIFSAGCALLELWTEGTAPFELSQLLAYRRGERDLVEKHLAGIENERLRNLLASMIDIHSMNRKSAEDYLDQERGQLFPEYFYSFLQSYLQMFSSTPIMSPDDKIQCLHKDIGHCIKVLTQAQDLTPEEEEKEEKKDPTLCARLPPEHDGLILIITVVTSCIRGLKQSNTKIAALELLQKLSKYTTSETILDRILPYILHLAQKSPAKVQVQAIETLTACLGMVKDIPRSDANVFPEYILPSITDLASETSAVIVRVAFARNIAALAKSAVYFLEETQRNAPNDMPTPRYEAELNALHDIVRQAVLSLLTDSQPVVKQTLMESGICDLCAFFGKEKANDVILSHIMTFLNDEDKNLRGAFYDNIAGVAGYVGWQASDILVPLLQQGFTDREEFVIAKAIRAVTILIELGHIKKPAVTEIVQETACYLCHPNLWVRHEICGMIATTARNLSAIDVQCKIMPAIGAFLKAPLIQVEKPHILLDCVHPPVPRQIFDSVLRFQDIHHFIRALEARSRVRSQTRQGALPQYEEMGQTLRNLFRRLSSEGLTDLIEMQLLAMNPFLISMKHKALQDLDDTASGNGRIVVSRKQVACHEYPLADKASKMPLDNLIFSSGLWEFIR, translated from the exons ATGGGCAATCAACTGGTGGGCATTGCCCCTTCGCAAATTTATGCGGTGGAACACTATTTTTCCGGCCAGTTTGGATCCGAGATCGCCTTCAGTTCCAA TATGGGCAGCACGAGATTCTTCAAGGTGGCCAAGGCTAAAACGGATGAGGGGCAAATAGTGGTCAAGGTGTTTGTGAAGCACGATCCCACTTTGCCACTGGAGGATCACAAGGAGCGATTGGAGGGCATCAAGAAGACACTCTCGCTGGCCAATGCCGTCAATTGTTTACCCTTTCAGCGGGTCGAG CTTATCGACAAGGCAGCCTACATAATGCGGGAGTATGTGAAGCACAGTCTCTATGATCGCGTATCCACACGACCATTTCTCACCGTATTGGAGAAAAAGTGGATAACGTTCCAAATTTTGTGTGCCCTGAATCAGTGCCACAAACAGAAGATCTGCCACGGGGACATCAAGCTGGAGAACATCTTGATTACGTCTTGGAACTGGATTCTGCTCTCCGACTTTGCCTCCTTTAAGCCCACATATTTGCCGGAGGACAATCCGGCGGATTATACGTACTTCTTCGATACGAGTAGAAGGCGAACCTGCTATATTGCACCCGAACGATTCGTTAAAACACTGGCCtccgatgatgatggtggcAATGGTAATATGTCGGTCATACACACCGATTCCATAATTCGACTTGCTCCTAGCTATGCGGGTAACACTTTGTTGCCAGCCATGGACATCTTTTCGGCAGGCTGTGCCTTGCTGGAACTCTGGACAGAGGGAACTGCGCCCTTTGAACTCTCCCAGCTGCTGGCTTACAGGCGTGGCGAGCGAGATCTGGTGGAGAAACATCTGGCGGGCATCGAAAACGAAAGGTTGCGCAATCTGCTGGCCTCTATGATTGACATACACTCGATGAACCGAAAGAGCGCCGAGGATTACTTGGACCAGGAGCGCGGTCAGTTGTTTCCCGAATACTTCTACTCCTTCCTGCAGTCGTACTTGCAAATGTTCAGCTCAACACCGATCATGTCGCCGGATGACAAGATTCAGTGTCTGCATAAGGACATTGGGCACTGTATTAAAGTGCTGACACAGGCCCAGGATTTAACACCGGAAGAGGAGGAAAAGGAAGAAAAGAAGGATCCCACGTTGTGTGCCCGACTGCCACCGGAGCATGATGGTCTCATTTTGATCATCACGGTAGTCACATCCTGCATACGAGGACTGAAGCAGTCGAATACCAAAATTGCAGCCTTGGAACTTCTGCAAAAGCTGTCGAAGTACACAACATCCGAGACCATCCTGGATCGCATTTTGCCCTACATT CTCCATTTGGCCCAGAAATCGCCAGCCAAGGTGCAGGTTCAGGCCATCGAAACTCTGACCGCCTGTTTGGGCATGGTAAAGGACATTCCACGCAGCGATGCCAACGTGTTTCCCGAGTACATTCTGCCCTCCATCACCGATTTGGCCAGCGAGACGAGTGCAGTTATTGTTCGCGTGGCCTTTGCCCGGAATATAGCTGCACTGGCCAAGAGCGCTGTCTACTTTTTGGAGGAAACGCAACGAAATGCTCCTAACGATATGCCCACTCCACGTTACGAGGCAGAACTGAACGCCCTCCATGACATAGTTAGACAGGCAGTACTCAGTCTGTTAACGGATTCCCAACCGGTGGTCAAGCAAACACTGATGGAGTCGGGCATCTGCGATCTCTGTGCCTTCTTTGGCAAGGAAAAAGCGAACGATGTGATACTCTCGCACATCATGACGTTCCTTAATGATGAGGACAAGAACTTGAGAGGAGCATTCTATGACAACATCGCCGGAGTGGCTGGCTATGTGGGCTGGCAGGCGTCGGACATTCTCGTGCCACTTCTGCAGCAAGGTTTCACGGATCGCGAGGAGTTCGTCATTGCAAAAGCCATTCGTGCTGTGACCATTCTTATCGAACTGGGTCACATTAAGAAGCCAGCCGTTACGGAAATTGTCCAAGAGACAGCCTGTTATCTGTGCCATCCAAATCTTTGGGTTCGTCACGAAATCTGCGGCATGATTGCCACCACGGCGCGTAATCTCAGCGCCATCGATGTGCAGTGCAAGATTATGCCGGCGATTGGGGCATTTCTCAAGGCCCCGCTCATCCAGGTGGAGAAACCGCACATCCTGTTGGACTGTGTGCATCCGCCTGTGCCGCGGCAGATCTTCGACAGCGTTCTGCGCTTCCAAGACATTCATCATTTTATCAGAGCACTGGAGGCACGATCACGTGTTCGTAGTCAGACGAGGCAGGGAGCTCTGCCGCAGTACGAGGAGATGGGACAGACCTTGCGTAAT CTCTTTAGACGCTTAAGCTCTGAGGGATTAACGGATCTAATTGAGATGCAGCTACTGGCCATGAACCCGTTCCTTATCTCCATGAAGCACAAGGCCCTGCAGGATCTGGACGACACCGCCTCGGGGAATGGACGCATCGTGGTCAGTCGCAAGCAAGTCGCTTGTCATGAATATCCGCTGGCGGACAAAGCTAGCAAAATGCCCCTCGATAACC TTATTTTTAGTTCCGGATTATGGGAATTTATTCGCTGA
- the Vps15 gene encoding vacuolar protein sorting 15, isoform B, with amino-acid sequence MGNQLVGIAPSQIYAVEHYFSGQFGSEIAFSSNMGSTRFFKVAKAKTDEGQIVVKVFVKHDPTLPLEDHKERLEGIKKTLSLANAVNCLPFQRVELIDKAAYIMREYVKHSLYDRVSTRPFLTVLEKKWITFQILCALNQCHKQKICHGDIKLENILITSWNWILLSDFASFKPTYLPEDNPADYTYFFDTSRRRTCYIAPERFVKTLASDDDGGNGNMSVIHTDSIIRLAPSYAGNTLLPAMDIFSAGCALLELWTEGTAPFELSQLLAYRRGERDLVEKHLAGIENERLRNLLASMIDIHSMNRKSAEDYLDQERGQLFPEYFYSFLQSYLQMFSSTPIMSPDDKIQCLHKDIGHCIKVLTQAQDLTPEEEEKEEKKDPTLCARLPPEHDGLILIITVVTSCIRGLKQSNTKIAALELLQKLSKYTTSETILDRILPYILHLAQKSPAKVQVQAIETLTACLGMVKDIPRSDANVFPEYILPSITDLASETSAVIVRVAFARNIAALAKSAVYFLEETQRNAPNDMPTPRYEAELNALHDIVRQAVLSLLTDSQPVVKQTLMESGICDLCAFFGKEKANDVILSHIMTFLNDEDKNLRGAFYDNIAGVAGYVGWQASDILVPLLQQGFTDREEFVIAKAIRAVTILIELGHIKKPAVTEIVQETACYLCHPNLWVRHEICGMIATTARNLSAIDVQCKIMPAIGAFLKAPLIQVEKPHILLDCVHPPVPRQIFDSVLRFQDIHHFIRALEARSRVRSQTRQGALPQYEEMGQTLRNLFRRLSSEGLTDLIEMQLLAMNPFLISMKHKALQDLDDTASGNGRIVVSRKQVACHEYPLADKASKMPLDNRK; translated from the exons ATGGGCAATCAACTGGTGGGCATTGCCCCTTCGCAAATTTATGCGGTGGAACACTATTTTTCCGGCCAGTTTGGATCCGAGATCGCCTTCAGTTCCAA TATGGGCAGCACGAGATTCTTCAAGGTGGCCAAGGCTAAAACGGATGAGGGGCAAATAGTGGTCAAGGTGTTTGTGAAGCACGATCCCACTTTGCCACTGGAGGATCACAAGGAGCGATTGGAGGGCATCAAGAAGACACTCTCGCTGGCCAATGCCGTCAATTGTTTACCCTTTCAGCGGGTCGAG CTTATCGACAAGGCAGCCTACATAATGCGGGAGTATGTGAAGCACAGTCTCTATGATCGCGTATCCACACGACCATTTCTCACCGTATTGGAGAAAAAGTGGATAACGTTCCAAATTTTGTGTGCCCTGAATCAGTGCCACAAACAGAAGATCTGCCACGGGGACATCAAGCTGGAGAACATCTTGATTACGTCTTGGAACTGGATTCTGCTCTCCGACTTTGCCTCCTTTAAGCCCACATATTTGCCGGAGGACAATCCGGCGGATTATACGTACTTCTTCGATACGAGTAGAAGGCGAACCTGCTATATTGCACCCGAACGATTCGTTAAAACACTGGCCtccgatgatgatggtggcAATGGTAATATGTCGGTCATACACACCGATTCCATAATTCGACTTGCTCCTAGCTATGCGGGTAACACTTTGTTGCCAGCCATGGACATCTTTTCGGCAGGCTGTGCCTTGCTGGAACTCTGGACAGAGGGAACTGCGCCCTTTGAACTCTCCCAGCTGCTGGCTTACAGGCGTGGCGAGCGAGATCTGGTGGAGAAACATCTGGCGGGCATCGAAAACGAAAGGTTGCGCAATCTGCTGGCCTCTATGATTGACATACACTCGATGAACCGAAAGAGCGCCGAGGATTACTTGGACCAGGAGCGCGGTCAGTTGTTTCCCGAATACTTCTACTCCTTCCTGCAGTCGTACTTGCAAATGTTCAGCTCAACACCGATCATGTCGCCGGATGACAAGATTCAGTGTCTGCATAAGGACATTGGGCACTGTATTAAAGTGCTGACACAGGCCCAGGATTTAACACCGGAAGAGGAGGAAAAGGAAGAAAAGAAGGATCCCACGTTGTGTGCCCGACTGCCACCGGAGCATGATGGTCTCATTTTGATCATCACGGTAGTCACATCCTGCATACGAGGACTGAAGCAGTCGAATACCAAAATTGCAGCCTTGGAACTTCTGCAAAAGCTGTCGAAGTACACAACATCCGAGACCATCCTGGATCGCATTTTGCCCTACATT CTCCATTTGGCCCAGAAATCGCCAGCCAAGGTGCAGGTTCAGGCCATCGAAACTCTGACCGCCTGTTTGGGCATGGTAAAGGACATTCCACGCAGCGATGCCAACGTGTTTCCCGAGTACATTCTGCCCTCCATCACCGATTTGGCCAGCGAGACGAGTGCAGTTATTGTTCGCGTGGCCTTTGCCCGGAATATAGCTGCACTGGCCAAGAGCGCTGTCTACTTTTTGGAGGAAACGCAACGAAATGCTCCTAACGATATGCCCACTCCACGTTACGAGGCAGAACTGAACGCCCTCCATGACATAGTTAGACAGGCAGTACTCAGTCTGTTAACGGATTCCCAACCGGTGGTCAAGCAAACACTGATGGAGTCGGGCATCTGCGATCTCTGTGCCTTCTTTGGCAAGGAAAAAGCGAACGATGTGATACTCTCGCACATCATGACGTTCCTTAATGATGAGGACAAGAACTTGAGAGGAGCATTCTATGACAACATCGCCGGAGTGGCTGGCTATGTGGGCTGGCAGGCGTCGGACATTCTCGTGCCACTTCTGCAGCAAGGTTTCACGGATCGCGAGGAGTTCGTCATTGCAAAAGCCATTCGTGCTGTGACCATTCTTATCGAACTGGGTCACATTAAGAAGCCAGCCGTTACGGAAATTGTCCAAGAGACAGCCTGTTATCTGTGCCATCCAAATCTTTGGGTTCGTCACGAAATCTGCGGCATGATTGCCACCACGGCGCGTAATCTCAGCGCCATCGATGTGCAGTGCAAGATTATGCCGGCGATTGGGGCATTTCTCAAGGCCCCGCTCATCCAGGTGGAGAAACCGCACATCCTGTTGGACTGTGTGCATCCGCCTGTGCCGCGGCAGATCTTCGACAGCGTTCTGCGCTTCCAAGACATTCATCATTTTATCAGAGCACTGGAGGCACGATCACGTGTTCGTAGTCAGACGAGGCAGGGAGCTCTGCCGCAGTACGAGGAGATGGGACAGACCTTGCGTAAT CTCTTTAGACGCTTAAGCTCTGAGGGATTAACGGATCTAATTGAGATGCAGCTACTGGCCATGAACCCGTTCCTTATCTCCATGAAGCACAAGGCCCTGCAGGATCTGGACGACACCGCCTCGGGGAATGGACGCATCGTGGTCAGTCGCAAGCAAGTCGCTTGTCATGAATATCCGCTGGCGGACAAAGCTAGCAAAATGCCCCTCGATAACCGTAAGTAA